One window from the genome of Natrinema caseinilyticum encodes:
- a CDS encoding DUF2267 domain-containing protein → MNFDEFTGQVQHRLELPGTGESVRAIRATLMTLGERIPAGAADDLAGSLPMEIQWYMTGAVQDHGQRFDWHEFVERVSEIEQVDPPKAAYHARVIVDLVNTQVAPSDFQQLRDQLPESQEDENWGKLFEVVDAGGWQEHEEAPPEDAS, encoded by the coding sequence ATGAATTTCGATGAATTCACCGGTCAGGTCCAGCACCGACTCGAGCTACCGGGCACCGGCGAGAGCGTGCGGGCGATTCGGGCGACGCTCATGACGCTCGGTGAGCGAATCCCCGCGGGCGCGGCCGACGACCTCGCCGGGTCGCTCCCGATGGAGATCCAGTGGTACATGACCGGCGCCGTCCAGGATCACGGCCAGCGGTTCGACTGGCACGAGTTCGTCGAGCGCGTCAGCGAAATCGAACAGGTCGATCCGCCCAAGGCGGCCTACCACGCTCGAGTCATCGTCGACCTCGTGAACACGCAAGTGGCGCCATCTGACTTTCAACAACTCCGCGATCAACTCCCGGAGAGCCAGGAGGACGAGAACTGGGGGAAACTATTCGAAGTCGTCGACGCCGGCGGGTGGCAGGAGCACGAAGAGGCACCGCCCGAGGACGCGAGCTGA
- a CDS encoding class I SAM-dependent methyltransferase, whose product MPKTAPFEKHADRYEGWFEDHEDVYRSELGALRRLVPTTGRGIEIGVGSARFAGPLGMQVGIDPSEEMLEYAVARGIEVVRGVAEFLPFGDGSFDTALIVTTICFVDNIPGTLSEAERVLESDGALVIGYIDENSPVGRTYQELKDRNPFYRDAVFVSTEELVTALETAGFDHFEFVQTVYNRLDEVDGPEPIEEGYGDGSFVGIKATRG is encoded by the coding sequence ATGCCCAAAACAGCGCCGTTCGAGAAACACGCCGACCGATACGAAGGGTGGTTCGAGGACCACGAGGACGTCTATCGGTCCGAACTGGGCGCTCTTCGCCGTCTCGTTCCGACGACCGGTCGCGGGATCGAAATCGGCGTCGGCAGCGCGCGGTTCGCGGGTCCACTCGGGATGCAGGTCGGGATCGATCCGTCCGAGGAGATGCTCGAGTACGCCGTTGCACGGGGGATCGAGGTGGTCAGAGGCGTCGCCGAATTCCTGCCGTTCGGCGACGGATCGTTCGATACCGCCCTGATCGTGACCACGATCTGTTTCGTCGACAATATCCCCGGAACGCTCTCGGAAGCCGAACGGGTCCTCGAATCGGACGGTGCGCTGGTGATCGGGTACATCGACGAGAACAGCCCCGTCGGACGGACGTACCAGGAACTGAAAGACCGGAATCCGTTTTACAGGGATGCGGTCTTCGTCTCGACGGAGGAACTCGTCACGGCGCTCGAGACCGCCGGATTCGACCATTTCGAGTTCGTCCAGACCGTCTACAACCGGCTCGACGAGGTCGACGGCCCGGAACCGATCGAGGAGGGGTACGGTGACGGTTCCTTCGTGGGGATCAAGGCGACTCGAGGCTGA
- a CDS encoding ZIP family metal transporter — translation MGAISSEFYWIAAFAVVAALVNGAGIATMFRHREWAERHITYFMCFAAGVLLSTPLLLALPSATAKSPNAGLSALAGFLFMFFSNKVLTYRTKQESLAFGVTAAEGIGIHSLVDGVVYTVTFSVSLVTGVLAGTGLIVHEFAEGVITYLVLLKGDVTERRAAVYAFFVAALTTPFGAFVAYPLVSRVGRSRLGLMLGFVSGVLLYVSASHLLPEASSHEKKHSTVAFVAGVCLALFVVFSRTM, via the coding sequence ATGGGTGCGATTTCATCGGAGTTCTACTGGATCGCGGCGTTCGCGGTCGTCGCAGCGCTCGTAAACGGCGCGGGGATCGCCACGATGTTCCGACATCGGGAGTGGGCGGAACGACACATCACGTACTTCATGTGTTTTGCGGCGGGGGTACTCCTCTCGACACCGTTGCTCCTGGCGCTTCCCAGCGCGACCGCGAAGAGCCCGAACGCGGGACTCAGCGCGCTGGCCGGGTTTCTGTTCATGTTCTTTTCCAACAAGGTACTCACATACCGCACGAAACAGGAGTCCCTCGCGTTCGGGGTGACGGCAGCCGAGGGCATCGGGATCCACTCGCTGGTCGATGGGGTCGTCTACACCGTCACGTTCAGCGTCTCCCTCGTGACCGGAGTGTTGGCCGGAACCGGGTTGATCGTTCACGAATTCGCCGAGGGGGTCATCACGTATCTCGTGTTGTTGAAGGGGGACGTGACGGAACGGAGGGCGGCCGTATACGCGTTTTTCGTCGCCGCGCTGACGACACCGTTTGGCGCCTTCGTCGCCTATCCGCTGGTGAGCAGGGTGGGCCGGTCCCGACTGGGTCTCATGCTGGGGTTCGTCTCGGGGGTCCTGCTCTACGTCTCCGCATCTCACTTGCTCCCGGAGGCGAGTTCACACGAGAAGAAACACTCGACCGTGGCTTTCGTCGCCGGCGTGTGCCTGGCGCTTTTCGTCGTCTTCTCGCGGACGATGTAG
- a CDS encoding type II CAAX endopeptidase family protein has protein sequence MTGIDLQVGAEKRLGQTADIVGSWWLYLAVAVGGTWVFWLAAIVFGVRFDSAAGLVLLLVGLAIPGVSGIMFVYLVYGKRGRTDFWNRVIDPRRFGIRWLLVILLIPLGVSVFAGVIDVLLGGTGPAWGEGVTRFGVTPLAILPTLFFATLPPILEELGWRGYALDRLQLKWSALSASVILGVVWALWHLPLFFIEGSFQHDAVGFATTGFWLFMAGIVAQSVVFTWVYNSTGRTVLGIILLHGWVNFTAEIVLVLDTIYYLLWFVVAGAIVAIWGGTSMTDAAEAPHPPRSSNR, from the coding sequence ATGACTGGGATCGATCTACAGGTAGGGGCGGAAAAGAGACTTGGACAGACCGCCGACATCGTCGGAAGTTGGTGGTTGTACCTCGCCGTTGCAGTCGGGGGAACGTGGGTATTCTGGCTCGCAGCGATCGTCTTCGGCGTGCGTTTCGACAGCGCAGCGGGCCTCGTGTTGCTTCTCGTCGGTCTTGCCATCCCCGGCGTGTCAGGGATCATGTTCGTATACCTTGTCTACGGCAAACGGGGTCGGACTGACTTCTGGAATCGCGTCATCGACCCTCGGCGTTTCGGAATCCGCTGGCTACTCGTGATTCTGCTGATACCCTTGGGTGTCAGCGTTTTCGCCGGCGTTATTGACGTACTCCTCGGTGGAACGGGGCCAGCGTGGGGTGAAGGGGTGACCCGGTTCGGCGTTACTCCCCTCGCGATACTCCCGACGTTATTCTTCGCGACCCTGCCGCCGATCCTCGAAGAGCTAGGGTGGCGTGGATACGCATTAGACCGACTGCAACTGAAGTGGTCGGCGCTGAGTGCGAGCGTAATTTTGGGCGTCGTCTGGGCGCTCTGGCATCTGCCCCTGTTCTTCATAGAGGGGTCGTTCCAACACGATGCGGTCGGATTTGCGACCACGGGATTTTGGCTGTTCATGGCCGGGATCGTCGCTCAGTCGGTCGTTTTCACGTGGGTCTATAACAGCACAGGACGCACCGTCCTTGGCATCATATTATTACACGGGTGGGTGAATTTCACCGCAGAAATCGTTTTGGTGCTGGACACTATCTATTACCTCCTCTGGTTCGTGGTCGCCGGGGCTATCGTCGCAATCTGGGGCGGAACGTCGATGACCGACGCCGCTGAAGCACCTCACCCACCCCGCTCTTCGAACCGATAG
- a CDS encoding universal stress protein, which yields MGPILLATDGSEYARSAAERAIELAERRETTLHVICVVDEQKFDGLALSSAALATVYAEDHAAVCVTDVENEAAERGVPVVGKTLHGVPHDVILEYADDVDADVIVVGEHGDHLDHFSGIRKRVADRSDREVDVVKVEA from the coding sequence ATGGGACCGATCCTGTTAGCGACCGACGGAAGCGAGTACGCGCGCTCGGCGGCCGAGCGCGCGATCGAACTCGCGGAACGGCGGGAAACGACCCTGCACGTCATTTGCGTGGTAGACGAACAGAAGTTCGACGGTCTCGCGCTCAGTTCGGCGGCACTGGCGACCGTCTACGCCGAGGATCACGCCGCCGTGTGCGTCACCGACGTGGAGAACGAGGCAGCGGAGCGTGGCGTTCCCGTCGTGGGGAAGACACTGCACGGCGTTCCCCACGACGTGATCCTCGAGTACGCCGACGACGTCGACGCGGACGTGATCGTCGTCGGCGAGCACGGCGACCATCTGGACCACTTTTCCGGTATCAGAAAGCGGGTCGCCGACCGAAGCGACCGCGAAGTCGACGTCGTGAAAGTCGAGGCGTAG
- a CDS encoding adenosylcobalamin-dependent ribonucleoside-diphosphate reductase: MGSLSLDTVAETVLRRRYLRQDDDGAVVETPDELFQRVATNLAAAEADFGGDVESTQKRLYEAMSEFEFLPNSPTLMNAGTDLQQLAACFVLPIEDSVESIFTAVKQTALIHQSGGGTGFSFSNLRPAGDVVRKTGGVASGPVSFMRIFDTATEQIKQGGRRRGANMGVLDATHPDIEEFVAAKESTDAFRNFNLSVATDGAFWEAYEADTAYEIVNPRSDEVVRRADPAKLLGRIAEMAWRTGDPGVLFLDTINRGNPTPHLGRIEATNPCGEVPLLPHEACLLGSINLGEHTDGSTVDWESLRDTVHLAVRALDNAIELSAFPVAAIGEAVAETRKVGLGVMGFHDMLVDLRIPYVSDEAVEFASELMEFIQDESRAASRRLADEREPFPAWADSTLEEPMRNATTTSIAPTGTISMIAGCSASIEPIYNVAYTKHVMGGLEIVNDRFVDLATDGGFYSEALVEDLHGRTTVQDVEEIPDGVKRLFHTSHDVPPAHHLRIQAAFQDHVDNAVSKTVNLPRSATVDDVEDVFLTAREYDLKGVTVFRSGARPEQVLGESPLKEECVGECEYAGPRVE, from the coding sequence ATGGGATCTCTCAGCCTCGATACCGTCGCAGAGACCGTCCTCCGCCGGCGGTACCTGCGTCAGGACGACGACGGGGCGGTCGTCGAGACACCAGACGAACTCTTTCAGCGCGTCGCGACGAACCTCGCAGCGGCCGAGGCGGACTTCGGGGGCGACGTCGAATCGACCCAGAAGCGGTTGTACGAGGCGATGAGCGAGTTCGAGTTCCTTCCGAACTCGCCGACGTTGATGAACGCCGGAACGGATCTCCAGCAACTCGCCGCGTGTTTCGTCCTGCCGATCGAGGACTCCGTGGAGTCGATCTTCACCGCCGTCAAGCAGACTGCGCTCATCCATCAGAGCGGCGGCGGTACAGGGTTCTCGTTCTCGAACCTGCGACCCGCGGGAGACGTCGTCCGAAAAACGGGCGGCGTGGCGTCGGGACCCGTGAGTTTCATGCGCATTTTCGATACCGCTACCGAACAGATCAAACAGGGCGGGCGTCGACGGGGAGCGAACATGGGCGTCCTCGACGCGACGCATCCGGACATCGAAGAGTTCGTCGCTGCGAAAGAATCGACTGACGCGTTCCGCAATTTCAACCTCTCCGTGGCGACGGACGGAGCGTTCTGGGAGGCCTACGAGGCCGACACGGCCTACGAGATCGTCAACCCGCGATCGGACGAGGTCGTCCGTCGAGCGGACCCGGCGAAACTCCTCGGCCGGATCGCCGAAATGGCGTGGCGGACCGGTGATCCTGGCGTGCTCTTTCTCGACACCATCAATCGGGGGAATCCGACGCCCCACCTCGGCCGGATCGAAGCGACGAATCCGTGTGGCGAAGTCCCGCTGCTGCCCCACGAAGCGTGTCTGCTCGGTTCGATCAATCTCGGCGAACACACCGACGGTTCCACCGTCGACTGGGAGAGCCTCCGCGACACGGTCCATCTCGCCGTCCGCGCCCTCGACAACGCGATCGAACTGTCCGCGTTCCCGGTCGCAGCCATCGGCGAAGCGGTCGCCGAAACTCGCAAAGTGGGGCTCGGCGTCATGGGCTTTCACGACATGCTCGTCGATCTCCGGATCCCGTACGTCTCCGACGAAGCCGTCGAGTTCGCGTCCGAACTCATGGAATTCATCCAGGACGAGTCGCGGGCGGCCTCCCGTCGACTCGCGGACGAGCGCGAACCGTTCCCGGCCTGGGCGGACTCCACGCTCGAGGAGCCGATGCGAAACGCCACGACCACGAGCATCGCGCCCACCGGGACGATTTCGATGATCGCCGGCTGTTCCGCCAGCATCGAACCGATATACAACGTCGCGTACACGAAACACGTCATGGGCGGGTTGGAGATCGTCAACGACCGGTTCGTCGACCTCGCGACGGACGGCGGATTCTACTCGGAGGCGCTCGTGGAGGACTTACACGGCAGGACGACCGTCCAGGACGTCGAGGAGATTCCGGACGGGGTGAAACGCCTCTTTCACACCTCCCACGACGTTCCACCCGCCCACCACCTGCGAATCCAGGCCGCGTTTCAGGACCACGTCGACAACGCCGTGAGCAAGACGGTCAACCTGCCCCGATCGGCGACCGTCGACGACGTCGAGGACGTGTTCCTGACCGCTCGCGAGTACGACCTGAAGGGCGTCACCGTCTTCAGAAGCGGGGCCAGACCCGAACAGGTCCTGGGCGAAAGCCCGCTCAAAGAGGAGTGCGTCGGCGAATGTGAGTACGCCGGTCCTCGAGTGGAATAG
- the phaC gene encoding class III poly(R)-hydroxyalkanoic acid synthase subunit PhaC, producing the protein MPGDERKPIRPPLEPALTGYRTVLETAAEAVHKASIADDQLTDAASVDVGQTPDEVVYTENKLELRRYESLTERQHDVPILVVYALINRPSVLDLQPDRSIVRRLLEAGHDVYLIDWNDPSRLDRRLGLSDYVERYIANCVDEVRERSDRDAINVLGYCMGGTLSAMYAAIHPETVNALALMATGLYFDDTGGVLEVWGDEEYYDPRTVTDRFGNVPGEFLDVGFALMDPVANYVTKYVHLYDRLENEDFRRNFARMETWLSESVDVAGEAYVEFLEDIYQDNLLYRNELTLDGTRVDVTNIDMPMLQILGEYDHLVPPAASKPFNDVVGSDDVTTIEYPTGHVGLAMSARAHRDVWPEVAEWFLDQSERPALADVIAEGVERALDVDVETDATVGEVDEIQIAIADTQGERTSAVISYDATAIETFLEDELDISLELEAGSEGIAVTVETADEEVTAIVENVGEATREEIQEAIEEIDVAASYELDDVEGIGPTYAERLRSGGIDSVSELAVADAARVAAAAQTSERLARSWIDRAQRLVDVDDPHRDD; encoded by the coding sequence ATGCCGGGTGACGAACGAAAGCCGATCCGTCCGCCTCTCGAGCCGGCCCTGACGGGTTATCGGACCGTGCTCGAGACGGCCGCCGAGGCGGTCCACAAGGCCTCTATCGCGGACGACCAGCTGACGGACGCCGCGTCGGTCGACGTCGGTCAGACGCCCGACGAAGTCGTGTACACGGAGAACAAACTCGAGTTACGTCGGTACGAGTCGCTCACCGAACGGCAACACGACGTCCCGATTCTCGTCGTCTACGCGCTGATAAACCGACCGTCCGTTCTCGATCTCCAGCCGGATCGATCGATCGTCCGGCGGTTGCTAGAAGCCGGACACGACGTCTATCTCATCGACTGGAACGACCCGTCTCGACTCGATCGACGTCTCGGCCTCTCCGACTACGTCGAGCGATACATCGCCAACTGCGTCGACGAAGTCCGAGAGCGGTCCGATCGGGACGCCATCAACGTCCTCGGATACTGTATGGGAGGGACGTTATCGGCCATGTACGCCGCCATCCATCCGGAAACGGTGAACGCGCTCGCATTGATGGCCACGGGACTGTACTTCGATGACACCGGCGGCGTCCTCGAGGTATGGGGCGATGAGGAGTACTACGATCCGCGCACGGTAACGGATCGATTCGGGAACGTTCCCGGGGAGTTCCTCGACGTCGGGTTCGCCCTGATGGACCCCGTGGCCAACTACGTCACGAAGTACGTCCATCTGTACGACCGACTCGAGAACGAGGACTTCCGCAGAAACTTCGCCCGCATGGAGACGTGGCTCTCCGAGAGCGTAGACGTCGCCGGCGAGGCGTACGTCGAGTTTCTCGAGGACATCTATCAGGATAATCTCCTGTACCGAAACGAGCTGACCCTCGACGGAACGCGCGTCGACGTCACGAACATCGATATGCCGATGCTGCAGATCCTCGGGGAGTACGACCATCTCGTCCCGCCGGCGGCGAGCAAGCCGTTCAACGACGTCGTCGGCAGTGACGACGTGACGACCATCGAGTATCCGACCGGTCACGTCGGACTCGCGATGTCCGCTCGTGCTCACCGCGACGTCTGGCCGGAAGTCGCCGAGTGGTTCCTCGACCAGTCCGAGCGACCCGCACTCGCCGACGTCATCGCCGAGGGAGTCGAGCGCGCGCTCGACGTGGACGTCGAAACCGACGCGACGGTCGGCGAGGTAGACGAGATCCAGATCGCCATCGCGGATACACAGGGCGAGCGCACGTCCGCCGTGATCAGCTACGATGCGACGGCTATCGAGACGTTCCTCGAAGACGAACTCGATATCTCGCTCGAACTCGAGGCCGGGTCGGAAGGGATCGCCGTCACCGTCGAGACGGCGGACGAGGAGGTGACGGCGATCGTCGAGAACGTCGGCGAGGCCACTCGAGAGGAGATCCAGGAAGCGATCGAAGAGATCGACGTCGCCGCGTCGTACGAACTGGACGACGTCGAGGGAATCGGACCGACGTACGCCGAACGGCTCCGTTCGGGCGGGATCGATTCCGTCTCGGAGCTCGCCGTCGCCGACGCCGCTCGAGTTGCGGCGGCAGCGCAGACGAGCGAACGGCTCGCCCGGTCGTGGATCGATCGCGCGCAGCGCCTGGTCGACGTCGACGACCCCCACAGGGACGACTGA
- a CDS encoding universal stress protein translates to MYDRILHPTDGSDVARAATEAAITFAKLFDADLHVVHVLETGDLHPGYEDEAADEFAHRGEEATERATELAADAGVDASGAILEQDQPVHRSLIAYADEHDADCIVMGTYGRTGLDRFVIGSVAERTLRESPVPVVTVHEDTVVESAFDSVLVPTDGSDCAMAAADHAIELAETTGAALHIVNVVDSGILWSDDVGTAREALEKAGTRAIDRVVDRADEADVSTVEASVLTGSPHRDIVAYADDRDVDCLVMGTHGRTGWDRYLLGSTTERVVRLAEIPVISIKERSEAPSPEE, encoded by the coding sequence ATGTACGATCGTATCCTCCACCCCACCGACGGAAGCGACGTCGCACGCGCCGCGACCGAGGCGGCCATCACATTTGCGAAGCTGTTCGACGCTGATTTACACGTGGTTCACGTCCTCGAGACGGGCGATCTCCACCCTGGCTACGAGGACGAGGCGGCGGACGAATTCGCTCATCGCGGCGAAGAGGCGACGGAGCGGGCCACGGAACTGGCGGCCGACGCCGGCGTCGACGCGTCGGGTGCGATACTCGAGCAGGACCAACCGGTTCATCGGTCGCTCATCGCGTACGCCGACGAGCACGACGCGGATTGCATCGTGATGGGAACCTACGGGCGAACGGGTCTCGATCGGTTCGTCATCGGGAGCGTCGCGGAACGAACGCTGCGCGAATCTCCCGTCCCGGTCGTGACCGTCCACGAGGACACGGTCGTCGAGTCGGCCTTCGACTCGGTGCTGGTGCCGACCGACGGGAGCGACTGCGCGATGGCGGCCGCCGACCACGCCATCGAACTGGCGGAGACCACCGGGGCGGCCCTACACATCGTCAACGTCGTCGATAGCGGAATCCTCTGGTCCGACGACGTCGGAACGGCCCGCGAGGCGCTCGAGAAGGCGGGGACGCGCGCGATCGATCGGGTCGTCGACCGCGCCGACGAAGCCGACGTCTCGACCGTCGAAGCGTCGGTCCTGACCGGGTCGCCCCACCGCGATATCGTCGCCTACGCCGACGACCGTGACGTGGACTGTCTCGTCATGGGAACCCACGGGCGAACCGGCTGGGACCGATACCTCCTGGGGAGCACCACCGAGCGGGTGGTCCGCCTCGCCGAGATTCCCGTGATCTCGATCAAAGAGCGATCGGAAGCGCCATCGCCGGAGGAGTAA
- a CDS encoding proteasome subunit beta, translating to MDRFRTSTRRPAEPVPLTDGDGTGSGGTLVGVRTIDGVVLVSDTRTRRDSVVCSEGVRKIARIHPTAAMGSTDDLGGARSVLRTIRSAVDLYEKRRGEPMDATALTGAVAAKLRSRSAPAGPFVLGCVDHEGPHVFTLERDGGVLEDEYAAVGSGRGSVYGSIDAEAPESPSMVEARRIAGRAVEGASERDGWTGEGVQVAEITADGVDIERHDSVDELL from the coding sequence ATGGACCGCTTTCGAACGAGCACCCGTCGACCCGCCGAACCGGTCCCCCTGACCGATGGCGATGGAACCGGATCGGGCGGAACGCTCGTGGGCGTGCGGACGATCGACGGCGTGGTACTCGTCTCGGACACGCGGACGAGACGCGATTCCGTCGTGTGCAGCGAGGGCGTCCGGAAGATCGCCCGGATACACCCGACCGCCGCGATGGGATCGACCGACGATCTCGGTGGTGCACGATCGGTCCTCCGAACGATCCGGTCCGCGGTCGACCTGTACGAGAAGAGACGCGGCGAACCGATGGACGCGACGGCCCTCACCGGGGCCGTCGCCGCGAAACTGCGCTCCCGCTCAGCGCCGGCTGGCCCGTTCGTTCTCGGGTGCGTCGACCACGAGGGCCCGCACGTCTTCACCCTCGAACGCGACGGGGGCGTCCTCGAGGACGAGTACGCGGCGGTCGGGAGCGGGCGAGGGAGCGTCTACGGCAGCATCGATGCCGAAGCGCCCGAGTCGCCCTCGATGGTCGAGGCGCGTCGAATCGCGGGTCGTGCAGTCGAGGGCGCCTCGGAGCGTGACGGGTGGACCGGTGAAGGTGTCCAGGTCGCCGAAATTACGGCCGACGGCGTGGACATCGAGCGACACGACTCGGTCGACGAGCTCCTGTGA
- a CDS encoding haloacid dehalogenase type II translates to MSFSPERVTTVTFDSYSTLVDVTPETFDAALAPVTDEPRSVARLWRRRSLEYAKVSNDVGGYRPFYDFNRAALEYALEVHGVDVTSRQLEEILSVYHDPEPYEDVRDSFERLVSAGYDCWILSNGDPEMLASLLERVGIEDLVEDTISADEVRTYKPAVELYRHAAARTGTPIDGLCHVTAGWTDVLGAMNAGMQSAWVNRAGDPWEAFGAEPSIVVADLTAFVDALLE, encoded by the coding sequence ATGTCCTTCTCGCCAGAGCGGGTCACGACAGTGACGTTCGATTCGTACAGCACGCTCGTCGACGTCACTCCGGAGACGTTCGACGCGGCGCTGGCACCGGTAACTGACGAGCCGCGGTCGGTCGCGCGCCTCTGGCGCCGACGATCACTGGAGTATGCCAAAGTGAGTAACGACGTCGGCGGATATCGGCCGTTCTACGATTTCAATCGCGCGGCGCTCGAGTACGCACTCGAGGTCCACGGCGTCGATGTCACGAGCCGGCAACTCGAGGAGATTCTCTCGGTGTATCACGACCCGGAGCCGTACGAGGACGTCCGCGATAGCTTCGAGCGGCTCGTTTCAGCCGGCTACGACTGCTGGATCCTTTCGAACGGCGATCCCGAGATGCTCGCGTCGCTGCTCGAACGGGTCGGTATCGAAGATCTCGTCGAGGATACGATCAGCGCCGACGAGGTACGGACGTACAAGCCGGCCGTCGAACTTTACCGACACGCAGCGGCGCGAACTGGGACGCCGATCGACGGACTGTGTCACGTCACCGCGGGCTGGACCGACGTTCTCGGTGCCATGAACGCGGGAATGCAGTCCGCGTGGGTCAATCGAGCCGGGGATCCGTGGGAGGCGTTCGGTGCGGAACCGAGTATCGTCGTCGCGGATCTCACCGCCTTCGTCGACGCCCTGTTAGAGTGA